A genome region from Macaca fascicularis isolate 582-1 chromosome 3, T2T-MFA8v1.1 includes the following:
- the SMIM11 gene encoding small integral membrane protein 11 — protein sequence MNWKVLEHVPLLLYILAAKTLILCLAFAGVKIYQRKRLEAKQQKLEAERKKQSEKKDN from the exons ATGAACTGGAAG GTTCTTGAGCACGTGCCCCTGCTGCTGTATATCTTGGCAGCAAAAACATTAATTCTCTGCCTGGCATTTGCTGGAGTGAAAATATACCAAAGAAAAAGGTTggaagcaaaacaacaaaaactggaGGCTGAAAGGAAGAAGCAGTCAGAGAAAAAAGATAACTGA